The following coding sequences are from one Daphnia pulex isolate KAP4 chromosome 11, ASM2113471v1 window:
- the LOC124207130 gene encoding keratin, type II cytoskeletal 1-like isoform X3, whose amino-acid sequence MAISNLKVAVLFLTLIAVGCEAAPVDSDVMADAPIVLPTPVIVGENSEVIQFDTLPREIQQQVVEALHKEHEQVEARNKVQKQLEEFDKNKIVLPAPVIVGDNSEVIPFETLPREIKQQVVEALHDEYEQVQARTKVRQQLEEFDKNKIVLPAPVIVGENSEQIPFETLPREIKQQVVEALHNEYEQVQARTKIRQQIEEFDNHKDKIVLPAPVIVGENSEQIPFETLPREIKQQVVEALHKEYEEQVEARTKVRQQLEEFDKNKIVLPAPVIVGENSEQIPFETLPREIKQQVVEALHNEYEQVQARTKVRQQLEEFDKNKIVLPAPVIIGENSEQIPFEALPREIKQQVVEALHNEYEQVQARTKVRQQLEEFDKNKIVLPAPIIVGENSEQIPFEALPREIKQQVVIALHKEYEEQVEARNKLQKEHPLEAANDPSKHQVQLTAEQKTELEAMLIQEQKVIQAIKKHQDGQHSSFQTNGEEIVSSDARLAQELTRMAVDDGQGNQFVDMDNLPEGIKTQVADLLIKQQQLEQDKKVVEENKVEESKQQEKRPTENADDKQAGSQLGGILGTLIGGAIGGYPAQGGYPQGGYPQQGGYPGGYPGGYPQQGGYPGAGYPGGGYPGGGYPGGGYPQQGGYPGAYPGAGYPQPGGGYPGGGYPGGQYGNRPNRPLGPGYGKHWGFNVPQLYQSPSAPQQRPYAILVSREQLAEMMAGAGGSANDGEIVLAQPNFVKKINPQFHHDPYAAAHYPQQFYQPPAMKYGQYRYHPADIQQRRPPFHFRPYHPDFVNPYFY is encoded by the exons ATGGCAATCAGCAACTTGAAAGTTGCCGTCCTCTTCCTCACG TTGATTGCGGTCGGATGTGAGGCTGCCCCAGTCGATTCTGATGTCATGGCGGATGCGCCCATCGTCCTTCCGACTCCCGTCATCGTCGGCGAGAATTCAGAGGTGATCCAGTTCGACACTTTGCCCCGGGAAATTCAACAGCAAGTCGTTGAGGCCCTTCACAAGGAACACGAACAAGTGGAGGCCCGCAACAAGGTCCAAAAGCAATTGGAAGaattcgataaaaataaaatcgtccTGCCCGCACCCGTCATCGTTGGCGACAACTCGGAGGTGATCCCATTTGAAACGCTCCCGCGTGAAATTAAGCAACAAGTGGTCGAAGCCCTTCACGACGAATACGAGCAAGTCCAAGCCCGGACCAAGGTGAGGCAACAGTTGGAAGAATTCGATAAGAACAAGATCGTCCTTCCGGCTCCGGTCATTGTTGGCGAAAATTCCGAGCAGATCCCGTTCGAAACTCTCCCGCGGGAAATTAAGCAACAAGTGGTCGAGGCTCTGCACAACGAGTACGAGCAAGTTCAGGCTCGTACTAAAATCAGGCAACAAATCGAAGAATTCGACAACCACAAAGACAAGATCGTCCTTCCGGCCCCCGTCATCGTAGGTGAAAATTCCGAGCAGATCCCGTTCGAAACGCTCCCGCgggaaatcaaacaacaagtGGTGGAAGCCCTTCATAAAGAATACGAAGAGCAAGTGGAGGCCCGGACCAAAGTCAGGCAACAACTGGaagaatttgacaaaaataaaatcgtccTGCCCGCACCTGTCATCGTCGGCGAGAACTCTGAGCAAATTCCATTTGAAACGCTCCCGCGTGAAATTAAACAGCAAGTGGTTGAAGCCCTCCATAACGAATACGAGCAAGTTCAAGCTCGGACCAAGGTGAGACAACAACTTGaggaatttgacaaaaataaaatcgtccTGCCCGCACCCGTCATTATTGGTGAAAACTCTGAGCAGATCCCATTCGAAGCCCTCCCGCGTGAAATTAAACAACAAGTGGTGGAAGCCCTTCACAACGAGTACGAACAAGTCCAAGCCCGTACTAAGGTGAGACAACAATTGGAAGAATTCGATAAGAACAAAATTGTCCTTCCGGCTCCCATTATCGTCGGTGAGAACTCTGAGCAGATCCCGTTTGAAGCACTCCCGCGTGAAATCAAACAGCAAGTGGTCATCGCTCTTCACAAAGAATACGAAGAACAAGTGGAGGCCCGCAACAAGTTGCAGAAAGAGCATCCGCTGGAGGCAGCCAACGATCCATCCAAACATCAGGTCCAGCTGACGGCGGAACAAAAAACGGAATTGGAAGCGATGCTCATCCAAGAGCAAAAAGTCATCCAGGCCATCAAAAAGCACCAAGACGGGCAGCATTCGTCATTTCAAACCAACGGagaagaaattgtttcgtCTGACGCTCGACTGGCCCAGGAATTGACTCGCATGGCCGTCGACGACGGACAGGGAAATCAATTTGTCGACATGGATAATCTGCCGGAAGGAATCAAGACTCAAGTCGCCGATCTCTTGATCAAACAGCAACAGCTGGAACAGGACAAGAAAGTCGTAGAGGAGAACAAGGTCGAAGAATCAAAGCAACAAGAGAAACGACCGACCGAGAATGCCGATGACAAGCAAGCCGGAAGTCAACTGGGCGGAATCTTGGGAACTTTGATTGGCGGAGCTATTGGAGGCTACCCTG CTCAAGGCGGTTATCCTCAAGGTGGTTACCCTCAACAAGGTGGTTACCCAGGTGGCTATCCAGGAGGCTACCCTCAACAGGGAGGCTACCCCGGCGCTGGTTATCCGGGCGGAGGCTATCCAGGCGGAGGCTATCCAGGCGGAGGCTACCCTCAACAAGGTGGATATCCTGGCGCTTACCCCGGAGCTGGATACCCTCAACCAGGAGGTGGTTATCCCGGTGGTGGTTATCCCGGTG gaCAATATGGCAACCGTCCCAACCGGCCATTGGGTCCCGGCTACGGCAAACATTGGGGCTTTAACGTTCCTCAATTGTACCAATCGCCATCAGCACCCCAGCAGCGGCCGTACGCGATTCTAGTCAGTCGTGAACAACTGGCCGAGATGATGGCCGGTGCTGGTGGATCGGCCAACGACGGCGAGATCGTCTTGGCCCAGCCCAATTTCGTCAAAAAGATCAACCCGCAATTCCATCATGATCCTTACGCTGCTGCCCATTACCCGCAACAATTTTACCAGCCACCCGCCATGAAATACGGCCAGTATCGATACCATCCGGCCGACATCCAGCAACGAAGACCGCCATTCCATTTCCGACCCTACCATCCCGATTTTGTCAACCCGTACTTTTATTGA
- the LOC124207130 gene encoding keratin, type II cytoskeletal 1-like isoform X2, translating to MAISNLKVAVLFLTLIAVGCEAAPVDSDVMADAPIVLPTPVIVGENSEVIQFDTLPREIQQQVVEALHKEHEQVEARNKVQKQLEEFDKNKIVLPAPVIVGDNSEVIPFETLPREIKQQVVEALHDEYEQVQARTKVRQQLEEFDKNKIVLPAPVIVGENSEQIPFETLPREIKQQVVEALHNEYEQVQARTKIRQQIEEFDNHKDKIVLPAPVIVGENSEQIPFETLPREIKQQVVEALHKEYEEQVEARTKVRQQLEEFDKNKIVLPAPVIVGENSEQIPFETLPREIKQQVVEALHNEYEQVQARTKVRQQLEEFDKNKIVLPAPVIIGENSEQIPFEALPREIKQQVVEALHNEYEQVQARTKVRQQLEEFDKNKIVLPAPIIVGENSEQIPFEALPREIKQQVVIALHKEYEEQVEARNKLQKEHPLEAANDPSKHQVQLTAEQKTELEAMLIQEQKVIQAIKKHQDGQHSSFQTNGEEIVSSDARLAQELTRMAVDDGQGNQFVDMDNLPEGIKTQVADLLIKQQQLEQDKKVVEENKVEESKQQEKRPTENADDKQAGSQLGGILGTLIGGAIGGYPAQGGYPQGGYPQQGGYPGGYPGGYPQQGGYPGAGYPGGGYPGGGYPGGGYPQQGGYPGAYPGAGYPQPGGGYPGGGYPGGGYPGGQYGNRPNRPLGPGYGKHWGFNVPQLYQSPSAPQQRPYAILVSREQLAEMMAGAGGSANDGEIVLAQPNFVKKINPQFHHDPYAAAHYPQQFYQPPAMKYGQYRYHPADIQQRRPPFHFRPYHPDFVNPYFY from the exons ATGGCAATCAGCAACTTGAAAGTTGCCGTCCTCTTCCTCACG TTGATTGCGGTCGGATGTGAGGCTGCCCCAGTCGATTCTGATGTCATGGCGGATGCGCCCATCGTCCTTCCGACTCCCGTCATCGTCGGCGAGAATTCAGAGGTGATCCAGTTCGACACTTTGCCCCGGGAAATTCAACAGCAAGTCGTTGAGGCCCTTCACAAGGAACACGAACAAGTGGAGGCCCGCAACAAGGTCCAAAAGCAATTGGAAGaattcgataaaaataaaatcgtccTGCCCGCACCCGTCATCGTTGGCGACAACTCGGAGGTGATCCCATTTGAAACGCTCCCGCGTGAAATTAAGCAACAAGTGGTCGAAGCCCTTCACGACGAATACGAGCAAGTCCAAGCCCGGACCAAGGTGAGGCAACAGTTGGAAGAATTCGATAAGAACAAGATCGTCCTTCCGGCTCCGGTCATTGTTGGCGAAAATTCCGAGCAGATCCCGTTCGAAACTCTCCCGCGGGAAATTAAGCAACAAGTGGTCGAGGCTCTGCACAACGAGTACGAGCAAGTTCAGGCTCGTACTAAAATCAGGCAACAAATCGAAGAATTCGACAACCACAAAGACAAGATCGTCCTTCCGGCCCCCGTCATCGTAGGTGAAAATTCCGAGCAGATCCCGTTCGAAACGCTCCCGCgggaaatcaaacaacaagtGGTGGAAGCCCTTCATAAAGAATACGAAGAGCAAGTGGAGGCCCGGACCAAAGTCAGGCAACAACTGGaagaatttgacaaaaataaaatcgtccTGCCCGCACCTGTCATCGTCGGCGAGAACTCTGAGCAAATTCCATTTGAAACGCTCCCGCGTGAAATTAAACAGCAAGTGGTTGAAGCCCTCCATAACGAATACGAGCAAGTTCAAGCTCGGACCAAGGTGAGACAACAACTTGaggaatttgacaaaaataaaatcgtccTGCCCGCACCCGTCATTATTGGTGAAAACTCTGAGCAGATCCCATTCGAAGCCCTCCCGCGTGAAATTAAACAACAAGTGGTGGAAGCCCTTCACAACGAGTACGAACAAGTCCAAGCCCGTACTAAGGTGAGACAACAATTGGAAGAATTCGATAAGAACAAAATTGTCCTTCCGGCTCCCATTATCGTCGGTGAGAACTCTGAGCAGATCCCGTTTGAAGCACTCCCGCGTGAAATCAAACAGCAAGTGGTCATCGCTCTTCACAAAGAATACGAAGAACAAGTGGAGGCCCGCAACAAGTTGCAGAAAGAGCATCCGCTGGAGGCAGCCAACGATCCATCCAAACATCAGGTCCAGCTGACGGCGGAACAAAAAACGGAATTGGAAGCGATGCTCATCCAAGAGCAAAAAGTCATCCAGGCCATCAAAAAGCACCAAGACGGGCAGCATTCGTCATTTCAAACCAACGGagaagaaattgtttcgtCTGACGCTCGACTGGCCCAGGAATTGACTCGCATGGCCGTCGACGACGGACAGGGAAATCAATTTGTCGACATGGATAATCTGCCGGAAGGAATCAAGACTCAAGTCGCCGATCTCTTGATCAAACAGCAACAGCTGGAACAGGACAAGAAAGTCGTAGAGGAGAACAAGGTCGAAGAATCAAAGCAACAAGAGAAACGACCGACCGAGAATGCCGATGACAAGCAAGCCGGAAGTCAACTGGGCGGAATCTTGGGAACTTTGATTGGCGGAGCTATTGGAGGCTACCCTG CTCAAGGCGGTTATCCTCAAGGTGGTTACCCTCAACAAGGTGGTTACCCAGGTGGCTATCCAGGAGGCTACCCTCAACAGGGAGGCTACCCCGGCGCTGGTTATCCGGGCGGAGGCTATCCAGGCGGAGGCTATCCAGGCGGAGGCTACCCTCAACAAGGTGGATATCCTGGCGCTTACCCCGGAGCTGGATACCCTCAACCAGGAGGTGGTTATCCCGGTGGTGGTTATCCCGGTGGTGGTTACCCCGGAG gaCAATATGGCAACCGTCCCAACCGGCCATTGGGTCCCGGCTACGGCAAACATTGGGGCTTTAACGTTCCTCAATTGTACCAATCGCCATCAGCACCCCAGCAGCGGCCGTACGCGATTCTAGTCAGTCGTGAACAACTGGCCGAGATGATGGCCGGTGCTGGTGGATCGGCCAACGACGGCGAGATCGTCTTGGCCCAGCCCAATTTCGTCAAAAAGATCAACCCGCAATTCCATCATGATCCTTACGCTGCTGCCCATTACCCGCAACAATTTTACCAGCCACCCGCCATGAAATACGGCCAGTATCGATACCATCCGGCCGACATCCAGCAACGAAGACCGCCATTCCATTTCCGACCCTACCATCCCGATTTTGTCAACCCGTACTTTTATTGA
- the LOC124207130 gene encoding keratin, type II cytoskeletal 1-like isoform X1 codes for MAISNLKVAVLFLTLIAVGCEAAPVDSDVMADAPIVLPTPVIVGENSEVIQFDTLPREIQQQVVEALHKEHEQVEARNKVQKQLEEFDKNKIVLPAPVIVGDNSEVIPFETLPREIKQQVVEALHDEYEQVQARTKVRQQLEEFDKNKIVLPAPVIVGENSEQIPFETLPREIKQQVVEALHNEYEQVQARTKIRQQIEEFDNHKDKIVLPAPVIVGENSEQIPFETLPREIKQQVVEALHKEYEEQVEARTKVRQQLEEFDKNKIVLPAPVIVGENSEQIPFETLPREIKQQVVEALHNEYEQVQARTKVRQQLEEFDKNKIVLPAPVIIGENSEQIPFEALPREIKQQVVEALHNEYEQVQARTKVRQQLEEFDKNKIVLPAPIIVGENSEQIPFEALPREIKQQVVIALHKEYEEQVEARNKLQKEHPLEAANDPSKHQVQLTAEQKTELEAMLIQEQKVIQAIKKHQDGQHSSFQTNGEEIVSSDARLAQELTRMAVDDGQGNQFVDMDNLPEGIKTQVADLLIKQQQLEQDKKVVEENKVEESKQQEKRPTENADDKQAGSQLGGILGTLIGGAIGGYPAQGGYPQGGYPQQGGYPGGYPGGYPQQGGYPGAGYPGGGYPGGGYPGGGYPQQGGYPGAYPGAGYPQPGGGYPGGGYPGGGYPGGGYPGGQYGNRPNRPLGPGYGKHWGFNVPQLYQSPSAPQQRPYAILVSREQLAEMMAGAGGSANDGEIVLAQPNFVKKINPQFHHDPYAAAHYPQQFYQPPAMKYGQYRYHPADIQQRRPPFHFRPYHPDFVNPYFY; via the exons ATGGCAATCAGCAACTTGAAAGTTGCCGTCCTCTTCCTCACG TTGATTGCGGTCGGATGTGAGGCTGCCCCAGTCGATTCTGATGTCATGGCGGATGCGCCCATCGTCCTTCCGACTCCCGTCATCGTCGGCGAGAATTCAGAGGTGATCCAGTTCGACACTTTGCCCCGGGAAATTCAACAGCAAGTCGTTGAGGCCCTTCACAAGGAACACGAACAAGTGGAGGCCCGCAACAAGGTCCAAAAGCAATTGGAAGaattcgataaaaataaaatcgtccTGCCCGCACCCGTCATCGTTGGCGACAACTCGGAGGTGATCCCATTTGAAACGCTCCCGCGTGAAATTAAGCAACAAGTGGTCGAAGCCCTTCACGACGAATACGAGCAAGTCCAAGCCCGGACCAAGGTGAGGCAACAGTTGGAAGAATTCGATAAGAACAAGATCGTCCTTCCGGCTCCGGTCATTGTTGGCGAAAATTCCGAGCAGATCCCGTTCGAAACTCTCCCGCGGGAAATTAAGCAACAAGTGGTCGAGGCTCTGCACAACGAGTACGAGCAAGTTCAGGCTCGTACTAAAATCAGGCAACAAATCGAAGAATTCGACAACCACAAAGACAAGATCGTCCTTCCGGCCCCCGTCATCGTAGGTGAAAATTCCGAGCAGATCCCGTTCGAAACGCTCCCGCgggaaatcaaacaacaagtGGTGGAAGCCCTTCATAAAGAATACGAAGAGCAAGTGGAGGCCCGGACCAAAGTCAGGCAACAACTGGaagaatttgacaaaaataaaatcgtccTGCCCGCACCTGTCATCGTCGGCGAGAACTCTGAGCAAATTCCATTTGAAACGCTCCCGCGTGAAATTAAACAGCAAGTGGTTGAAGCCCTCCATAACGAATACGAGCAAGTTCAAGCTCGGACCAAGGTGAGACAACAACTTGaggaatttgacaaaaataaaatcgtccTGCCCGCACCCGTCATTATTGGTGAAAACTCTGAGCAGATCCCATTCGAAGCCCTCCCGCGTGAAATTAAACAACAAGTGGTGGAAGCCCTTCACAACGAGTACGAACAAGTCCAAGCCCGTACTAAGGTGAGACAACAATTGGAAGAATTCGATAAGAACAAAATTGTCCTTCCGGCTCCCATTATCGTCGGTGAGAACTCTGAGCAGATCCCGTTTGAAGCACTCCCGCGTGAAATCAAACAGCAAGTGGTCATCGCTCTTCACAAAGAATACGAAGAACAAGTGGAGGCCCGCAACAAGTTGCAGAAAGAGCATCCGCTGGAGGCAGCCAACGATCCATCCAAACATCAGGTCCAGCTGACGGCGGAACAAAAAACGGAATTGGAAGCGATGCTCATCCAAGAGCAAAAAGTCATCCAGGCCATCAAAAAGCACCAAGACGGGCAGCATTCGTCATTTCAAACCAACGGagaagaaattgtttcgtCTGACGCTCGACTGGCCCAGGAATTGACTCGCATGGCCGTCGACGACGGACAGGGAAATCAATTTGTCGACATGGATAATCTGCCGGAAGGAATCAAGACTCAAGTCGCCGATCTCTTGATCAAACAGCAACAGCTGGAACAGGACAAGAAAGTCGTAGAGGAGAACAAGGTCGAAGAATCAAAGCAACAAGAGAAACGACCGACCGAGAATGCCGATGACAAGCAAGCCGGAAGTCAACTGGGCGGAATCTTGGGAACTTTGATTGGCGGAGCTATTGGAGGCTACCCTG CTCAAGGCGGTTATCCTCAAGGTGGTTACCCTCAACAAGGTGGTTACCCAGGTGGCTATCCAGGAGGCTACCCTCAACAGGGAGGCTACCCCGGCGCTGGTTATCCGGGCGGAGGCTATCCAGGCGGAGGCTATCCAGGCGGAGGCTACCCTCAACAAGGTGGATATCCTGGCGCTTACCCCGGAGCTGGATACCCTCAACCAGGAGGTGGTTATCCCGGTGGTGGTTATCCCGGTGGTGGTTACCCCGGAGGTGGTTATCCCGGag gaCAATATGGCAACCGTCCCAACCGGCCATTGGGTCCCGGCTACGGCAAACATTGGGGCTTTAACGTTCCTCAATTGTACCAATCGCCATCAGCACCCCAGCAGCGGCCGTACGCGATTCTAGTCAGTCGTGAACAACTGGCCGAGATGATGGCCGGTGCTGGTGGATCGGCCAACGACGGCGAGATCGTCTTGGCCCAGCCCAATTTCGTCAAAAAGATCAACCCGCAATTCCATCATGATCCTTACGCTGCTGCCCATTACCCGCAACAATTTTACCAGCCACCCGCCATGAAATACGGCCAGTATCGATACCATCCGGCCGACATCCAGCAACGAAGACCGCCATTCCATTTCCGACCCTACCATCCCGATTTTGTCAACCCGTACTTTTATTGA
- the LOC124207130 gene encoding keratin, type I cytoskeletal 9-like isoform X4: MAISNLKVAVLFLTLIAVGCEAAPVDSDVMADAPIVLPTPVIVGENSEVIQFDTLPREIQQQVVEALHKEHEQVEARNKVQKQLEEFDKNKIVLPAPVIVGDNSEVIPFETLPREIKQQVVEALHDEYEQVQARTKVRQQLEEFDKNKIVLPAPVIVGENSEQIPFETLPREIKQQVVEALHNEYEQVQARTKVRQQLEEFDKNKIVLPAPVIIGENSEQIPFEALPREIKQQVVEALHNEYEQVQARTKVRQQLEEFDKNKIVLPAPIIVGENSEQIPFEALPREIKQQVVIALHKEYEEQVEARNKLQKEHPLEAANDPSKHQVQLTAEQKTELEAMLIQEQKVIQAIKKHQDGQHSSFQTNGEEIVSSDARLAQELTRMAVDDGQGNQFVDMDNLPEGIKTQVADLLIKQQQLEQDKKVVEENKVEESKQQEKRPTENADDKQAGSQLGGILGTLIGGAIGGYPAQGGYPQGGYPQQGGYPGGYPGGYPQQGGYPGAGYPGGGYPGGGYPGGGYPQQGGYPGAYPGAGYPQPGGGYPGGGYPGGGYPGGGYPGGQYGNRPNRPLGPGYGKHWGFNVPQLYQSPSAPQQRPYAILVSREQLAEMMAGAGGSANDGEIVLAQPNFVKKINPQFHHDPYAAAHYPQQFYQPPAMKYGQYRYHPADIQQRRPPFHFRPYHPDFVNPYFY; the protein is encoded by the exons ATGGCAATCAGCAACTTGAAAGTTGCCGTCCTCTTCCTCACG TTGATTGCGGTCGGATGTGAGGCTGCCCCAGTCGATTCTGATGTCATGGCGGATGCGCCCATCGTCCTTCCGACTCCCGTCATCGTCGGCGAGAATTCAGAGGTGATCCAGTTCGACACTTTGCCCCGGGAAATTCAACAGCAAGTCGTTGAGGCCCTTCACAAGGAACACGAACAAGTGGAGGCCCGCAACAAGGTCCAAAAGCAATTGGAAGaattcgataaaaataaaatcgtccTGCCCGCACCCGTCATCGTTGGCGACAACTCGGAGGTGATCCCATTTGAAACGCTCCCGCGTGAAATTAAGCAACAAGTGGTCGAAGCCCTTCACGACGAATACGAGCAAGTCCAAGCCCGGACCAAGGTGAGGCAACAGTTGGAAGAATTCGATAAGAACAAGATCGTCCTTCCGGCTCCGGTCATTGTTGGCGAAAATTCCGAGCAGATCCCGTTCGAAACTCTCCCGCGGGAA ATTAAACAGCAAGTGGTTGAAGCCCTCCATAACGAATACGAGCAAGTTCAAGCTCGGACCAAGGTGAGACAACAACTTGaggaatttgacaaaaataaaatcgtccTGCCCGCACCCGTCATTATTGGTGAAAACTCTGAGCAGATCCCATTCGAAGCCCTCCCGCGTGAAATTAAACAACAAGTGGTGGAAGCCCTTCACAACGAGTACGAACAAGTCCAAGCCCGTACTAAGGTGAGACAACAATTGGAAGAATTCGATAAGAACAAAATTGTCCTTCCGGCTCCCATTATCGTCGGTGAGAACTCTGAGCAGATCCCGTTTGAAGCACTCCCGCGTGAAATCAAACAGCAAGTGGTCATCGCTCTTCACAAAGAATACGAAGAACAAGTGGAGGCCCGCAACAAGTTGCAGAAAGAGCATCCGCTGGAGGCAGCCAACGATCCATCCAAACATCAGGTCCAGCTGACGGCGGAACAAAAAACGGAATTGGAAGCGATGCTCATCCAAGAGCAAAAAGTCATCCAGGCCATCAAAAAGCACCAAGACGGGCAGCATTCGTCATTTCAAACCAACGGagaagaaattgtttcgtCTGACGCTCGACTGGCCCAGGAATTGACTCGCATGGCCGTCGACGACGGACAGGGAAATCAATTTGTCGACATGGATAATCTGCCGGAAGGAATCAAGACTCAAGTCGCCGATCTCTTGATCAAACAGCAACAGCTGGAACAGGACAAGAAAGTCGTAGAGGAGAACAAGGTCGAAGAATCAAAGCAACAAGAGAAACGACCGACCGAGAATGCCGATGACAAGCAAGCCGGAAGTCAACTGGGCGGAATCTTGGGAACTTTGATTGGCGGAGCTATTGGAGGCTACCCTG CTCAAGGCGGTTATCCTCAAGGTGGTTACCCTCAACAAGGTGGTTACCCAGGTGGCTATCCAGGAGGCTACCCTCAACAGGGAGGCTACCCCGGCGCTGGTTATCCGGGCGGAGGCTATCCAGGCGGAGGCTATCCAGGCGGAGGCTACCCTCAACAAGGTGGATATCCTGGCGCTTACCCCGGAGCTGGATACCCTCAACCAGGAGGTGGTTATCCCGGTGGTGGTTATCCCGGTGGTGGTTACCCCGGAGGTGGTTATCCCGGag gaCAATATGGCAACCGTCCCAACCGGCCATTGGGTCCCGGCTACGGCAAACATTGGGGCTTTAACGTTCCTCAATTGTACCAATCGCCATCAGCACCCCAGCAGCGGCCGTACGCGATTCTAGTCAGTCGTGAACAACTGGCCGAGATGATGGCCGGTGCTGGTGGATCGGCCAACGACGGCGAGATCGTCTTGGCCCAGCCCAATTTCGTCAAAAAGATCAACCCGCAATTCCATCATGATCCTTACGCTGCTGCCCATTACCCGCAACAATTTTACCAGCCACCCGCCATGAAATACGGCCAGTATCGATACCATCCGGCCGACATCCAGCAACGAAGACCGCCATTCCATTTCCGACCCTACCATCCCGATTTTGTCAACCCGTACTTTTATTGA
- the LOC124207135 gene encoding keratin, type I cytoskeletal 10-like: MTKAFFICTLLLLVTQYAASMGSKPRSSDSVVTEKKEDTVAQEKSNVDGDEYKAQLESGKSIKGEGPFVVNAEQLPADARDEVMKLLNTQYRLSQERKQQSEKKAQQIQPEFKQDVLEDEPQLTSEDETFDPELASGIAELLTRMAVEDEDGNQYLDLAELPAELREPVSSYLMRQQQDEEQMQLDDLVKEQIKVEAEENNKPSVPVTPTLIKQHGSQVGGLLGSLIGGAVGGYPAYGYPGGHYGGYGGNYHGGYRPQYGGYPQYGQQYGGYPGGGHHHHHHHGYGYSAYPATLGQSSYGSRPQRPHGVIVSREQLATLLAADPTLAEFVYPLSLNAAAAGPMPGYHFGQPSSYNRRQPKPQQFYQSANPLAAYYQQFLQSQQYQPITSEKFGPAGRFQPQTAIRQQQPRPFGYYPKPSAASALDRYRF, encoded by the exons ATGACAAAGGCGTTTTTCATCTGCACG ttGTTGCTATTGGTGACGCAATATGCGGCCAGTATGGGAAGTAAACCCCGTTCGTCCGACAGTGTCGTGACCGAGAAGAAAGAGGATACCGTCGCCCAAGAGAAATCAAATGTCGACGGCGATGAATACAAGGCCCAACTCGAGTCGGGAAAGAGCATCAAAGGTGAGGGACCTTTTGTCGTCAACGCCGAGCAATTGCCGGCCGACGCCCGTGATGAGGTCATGAAGCTGTTGAACACCCAGTACCGATTGTCCCAGGAGAGGAAACAACAGTCTGAAAAGAAAGCGCAACAGATCCAACCGGAATTCAAACAAGACGTCCTAGAAGATGAGCCACAACTAACATCGGAAGACGAAACGTTCGATCCGGAATTGGCTTCCGGAATCGCAGAGTTATTGACCCGCATGGCCGTCGAAGATGAAGATGGCAACCAGTACCTCGACTTGGCCGAACTGCCCGCCGAGCTCCGCGAACCCGTTTCCAGCTATTTGATGAGACAACAACAGGATGAGGAACAAATGCAATTGGACGATCTCGTCAAGGAGCAGATCAAAGTGGAAgcggaagaaaacaacaagccATCCGTTCCGGTCACACCTACGCTCATTAAACAGCACGGCAGCCAAGTGGGAGGACTTTTAGGTAGTTTGATTGGCGGAGCTGTCGGAGGCTATCCCG CTTACGGCTACCCTGGAGGTCATTACGGCGGATACGGCG GCAACTACCACGGTGGCTACCGGCCCCAGTATGGCGGATATCCTCAATACGGACAGCAATACGGAGGTTATCCCGGCGGAGGacatcaccaccatcatcaccatGGTTACGGTTACTCGGCCTATCCAGCAACATTGGGACAGTCGTCCTATGGCAGCCGTCCCCAACGACCCCATGGTGTCATCGTCAGTCGCGAACAATTGGCCACTTTGTTGGCCGCTGATCCTACCCTGGCCGAGTTCGTTTATCCCTTATCCctgaatgctgctgctgctggacctaTGCCCGGCTATCATTTCGGCCAGCCCAGCAGTTACAACAGACGACAACCTAAACCTCAACAGTTTTACCAATCCGCTAATCCTTTGGCCGCCTATTACCAGCAGTTCCTCCAGTCTCAGCAATATCAACCCATCACTAGCGAGAAATTCGGCCCAGCTGGACGATTCCAACCGCAAACAGCAATCagacaacaacagccaagACCCTTCGGCTACTACCCCAAACCATCCGCCGCTTCCGCACTCGACCGTTATCGTTTTTAA